The Musa acuminata AAA Group cultivar baxijiao chromosome BXJ2-2, Cavendish_Baxijiao_AAA, whole genome shotgun sequence genome has a segment encoding these proteins:
- the LOC103975787 gene encoding ADP-ribosylation factor 1, protein MGLTFTKLFSRLFAKKEMRILMVGLDAAGKTTILYKLKLGEIVTTIPTIGFNVETVEYKNISFTVWDVGGQDKIRPLWRHYFQNTQGLIFVVDSNDRDRVVEARDELHRMLNEDELRDAVLLVFANKQDLPNAMNAAEITDKLGLHSLRQRHWYIQSTCATSGEGLYEGLDWLSSNIASKA, encoded by the exons ATGGGGCTCACGTTCACGAAGCTGTTCAGTCGCCTCTTCGCGAAGAAGGAGATGAGGATCTTGATGGTGGGTCTTGACGCTGCTGGTAAGACGACCATCCTCTACAAGCTCAAGCTCGGAGAAATTGTCACCACCATTCCCACTATCG GGTTCAATGTTGAGACTGTGGAGTACAAAAATATTAGCTTCACTGTTTGGGATGTCGGAGGTCAGGACAAG ATCAGACCTCTATGGAGGCATTACTTCCAGAACACACAGGGCCTTATTTTTGTTGTCGACAGCAATGACAGAGATCGTGTTGTTGAGGCGAGGGATGAGCTCCACAGGATGCTGAATGAG GATGAACTACGGGATGCTGTTTTGCTTGTTTTTGCAAACAAACAAGATCTTCCGAATGCAATGAATGCTGCTGAGATCACGGACAAACTTGGCCTGCATTCCCTGCGGCAACGACACTG GTACATCCAGAGTACCTGCGCTACTTCTGGTGAGGGTTTGTATGAGGGGCTTGATTGGCTCTCCAGCAACATTGCCAGCAAG GCTTAA
- the LOC103975786 gene encoding transcription initiation factor TFIID subunit 1, with translation MTHDDDEEDYEEVGGKNRLLGFMFGNVDNSGDLDVDYLDEDAKEHLSALADKLGPSLTDIDLIKSSPAPSDASSEQDYDEKAEDAINYEDIDEQYDGPEVEATTEEDHLLPKKEYFSSSSLLVSLDHKASVFDEENYDEDEETVKEHEEVEDKTETQIIASSAEQSELILVKEVPSDDNLASAVSSDEDVDIFELGDLEEPVVEQEKIESHGDTSLPVLCIEDGMVILRFSEIFGRHEPARKPERKVHQKRPIERVRTLDVADIVEEDEEAFLRSSSQNLSNAKNSGSTHVDFDDFVEEPVSGVDEKHKDLFLSAQPMKDDIDLNMFLRKSSVCPDLYPFDQLDWENDIVWGNSPEASHGCSESCVATEHDVEANNDAKSEEFLQRDAEVAEQDVNMPKDFILVESFGSRNFSISRYNQSYEANYPSRSDVSELVSRRDILCSPEAMTQNRFEEVCKSGALGRLNKLSLLNKELLEGSWLDNVIWDSDEDIPKPKLILDLQDDQMLFEILDNNARDHLRSHAGAMMINRSSQSFLEDSFDLHSQGMASAGQFNISNDKYYSNRKTSQQTKSHAKKRTLLSLKVMHSVPALKLQTMKPKLSYKEIANFHRPKSLWYPHNNAIAAKAQGPPCFHGSMKVVLISLGGKAIKLHVNAEETLSAVKLRASKKLDLKPSEKFKVFYSGRELEDHMTVAAQDVRPNSVLHLVRTRIYLWPKAQKLPGENRPLRPPGAFKKKSELSVKDGHVFLLEYCEERPLLLGNVGMGARLCTYYQKTAPGDQTASSLRNGNNRLGTVLTLDPADKSPFLGDIGSGCSQTCLETNMYRAPVFPHKLSSTDFLLVRSAKGMLSLRRIDKLYVVGQQEPHMEVLSPGAKTVQNYLVNRMLVYVYREFRAKEKPGILPHIRADELFAQFPGLTDAFVRKRLKHCADIKKGSNGQLLWVRKVDFRIPSEEELRRILSPENVCSYESMQSGLYRLKQLGISRLTHPVGLSAAMNQLPDEAIALAGASHIERELQITSWNLTSNFVACTNQDRENIERLEITGVGDPTGRGLGFSYVRVTSKPPISSAISKKKAAAARGSSTVTGTDADLRRLSMDAAREVLLKFNVPEEQIDKLTRWHRIAMVRKLSSEQAAAGVKVDATTLNKFARGQRMSFLQLQQQTREKCQEIWDRQVQSLSAADGDENDSDSEAISDLDSFAGDLENLLDAEEFDEEDDGNTDMRGEKADGVKGLKMRRCPSQTQTEEEIEDDKAEAAMIHRLLEDDGAEIKKKKKKPAGMEAIGSHLGPENTDFTKKTSTGVGQTIIASHADGSYISKDIMLRETKEVEKLHPEMNLPGKIKPKKANGVSEDISTGLLKRKSVAPKEGIKVFKEKKQSDKPVRESFVCGACGQLGHMRTNKNCPKYREEPETSELESATAKPSHPDVAGQFQVKTPSKKSISNALAKVSEVEASENVEKAGLKMQGKIIPVKFKCGPADKPSEKTLSGAHSFNKHITDADIESKSTGKINKIIISNKKKTEDVQQEKPKHAVVIRPPVDTEKDQPKKKIIIKQPKVNTNIEPPRQPSRQFYDAEMDYDFRKTKKIAELSSYEEQKKPENKLFAGEAIKRYQGHGRRSVEEEEKRRSREKARRMLEDERRMQEETQRLSESRRYEEAIRKEELRKAKKKKKTVKPDFRDEYLSEHRPYRNDRRIPERDRAAKRRAMVEPGQLDYAPVAKRRRGGEVEFSNILGSIVESLRDNYEVSYLFLKPVTKKEAPDYLDIIEQPMDLSTIRDKVRNMEYRTREDFRHDIWQITFNAHKYNDGRNPGIPPLADQLLELCDYYLQQRHEELSDAEAGIDTRT, from the exons ATGACTCATGACGATGATGAAGAGGACTATGAGGAGGTTGGTGGGAAGAATCGACTATTGGGATTTATGTTTGGAAATGTTGACAACTCTGGCGATCTAGATGTCGATTATCTTGATGAG GATGCAAAGGAGCATCTTTCTGCATTGGCTGACAAGCTTGGTCCATCTCTTACTGACATTGAT TTAATTAAATCATCACCAGCACCTTCTGATGCTTCTTCTGAACAAG ATTATGATGAGAAGGCTGAAGATGCTATCAATTACGAAGACATTGATGAACAATATGATGGGCCAGAGGTTGAAGCCACCACAGAAGAAGACCACTTGCTTCCAAAAAAAGAATATTTCTCCTCCAGTTCATTATTGGTTTCTTTGGACCATAAGGCCTCTGTATTTGATGAAGAAAATTATGATGAGGATGAAGAAACTGTGAAAGAACATGAGGAAGTGGAAGATAAGACTGAAACTCAAATAATTGCTTCATCAG CCGAACAGTCGGAATTGATTTTAGTGAAAGAGGTTCCTTCAGATGACAACTTGGCCTCTGCTGTGTCTTCGGATGAAGATGTTGATATCTTTGAATTGGGTGATCTAGAG GAACCTGTCGTTGAACAAGAAAAGATTGAATCTCATGGTGATACATCGCTTCCTGTGCTATGCATTGAGGATGGTATGGTGATATTGAGGTTCTCTGAAATTTTTGGTAGACACGAACCTGCAAGAAAACCAGAAAGAAAGGTTCATCAGAAACGCCCAATAG AGCGTGTAAGAACCTTGGATGTTGCTGATATTGTTGAAGAAGATGAGGAGGCCTTCTTGAGGAGCTCTTCTCAAAATCTAAGCAATGCCAAGAATTCTGGTTCTACTCATgtcgattttgatgattttgtcgAAGAACCAGTGTCTGGTGTTGATGAGAAACACAAGGACCTGTTTCTTTCTGCTCAGCCAATGAAGGATGATATTGATTTGAATATGTTTCTGAGGAAATCTTCGGTGTGTCCAGACCTTTATCCTTTTGATCAGCTTGACTGGGAAAATGACATTGTTTGGGGTAATTCACCTGAAGCTAGTCATGGTTGTTCAGAGAGTTGTGTAGCAACTGAACATGATGTTGAAGCCAACAATGATGCTAAATCAGAAGAATTTTTGCAGCGAGATGCTGAGGTTGCTGAGCAGGATGTTAATATGCCAAAGGATTTCATTTTGGTGGAGTCATTTGGTTCcagaaatttctcaatttcaagaTACAATCAATCATATGAAGCGAACTACCCATCACGATCAGATGTGTCAGAATTAGTTTCTAGAAGGGATATCTTGTGTTCTCCTGAAGCCATGACCCAGAATAGGTTTGAGGAAGTATGCAAAAGTGGTGCTTTGGGACGTCTGAACAAACTCTCCTTGCTGAATAAGGAATTACTAGAGGGGTCTTGGTTAGATAATGTCATCTGGGATTCTGATGAGGACATTCCCAAGCCAAAGCTTATTCTTGACCTTCAAGATGATCAAATGCTCTTTGAGATTTTAGACAACAATGCAAGAGACCACCTTCGCTCTCATGCAGGTGCTATGATGATAAACCGTTCTTCCCAGTCTTTCTTGGAGgactcatttgatcttcatagtcAGGGAATGGCATCTGCTGGTCAATTTAATATCTCtaatgataaatattattcaaatagGAAAACATCCCAGCAAACAAAGTCACATGCTAAAAAGCGTACTCTATTGAGCTTAAAAGTCATGCATTCAGTGCCTGCTTTGAAATTGCAGACTATGAAGCCCAAGTTGAGCTA TAAGGAAATTGCTAATTTTCATAGGCCAAAATCCTTATGGTATCCTCATAATAATGCAATTGCTGCTAAAGCGCAAGGTCCACCTTGCTTCCATGGATCAATGAAAGTGGTTTTGATTAGCCTAGGGGGAAAAGCAATAAAGCTTCATGTTAATGCAGAGGAGACTTTATCAGCTGTCAAATTGCGAGCGTCTAAGAAGTTGG ATCTTAAACCATCAGAAAAATTTAAGGTATTTTATTCTGGAAGAGAGCTAGAGGATCATATGACTGTTGCTGCGCAAGATGTACGGCCAAATTCTGTGCTCCATCTTGTGCGCACTAGGATATACTTGTGGCCAAAGGCACAAAAATTGCCTGGAGAAAACAGACCTCTGCGACCTCCTggggcatttaaaaaaaaatctgaactcTCTGTAAAAGATGGACATGTCTTTCTTTTGGA ATATTGTGAAGAGAGACCATTGCTTCTAGGAAATGTTGGGATGGGTGCTAGACTCTGCACTTATTATCAGAAAACTGCACCTGGCGATCAAACAGCTTCATCCTTGCGGAATGGCAACAATAGACTGGGGACTGTGCTCACTCTTGATCCTGCTGATAAGTCTCCATTTCTTGGAGATATTGGCTCTGGATGCAGCCAAACATGCCTTGAAACAAACATGTATCGGGCACCTGTATTTCCTCACAAGTTGTCTTCGACAGATTTTCTGTTGGTTCGCTCAGCAAAGGGGATGCTTTCTCTTCGACGGATTGATAAATTATATGTTGTTGGACAGCAA GAGCCTCACATGGAAGTGCTTTCTCCAGGAGCGAAAACTGTTCAGAATTATCTTGTCAATAGGATGTTAGTATATGTATACAGGGAATTTCGTGCAAAGGAGAAACCAGGAATCCTTCCTCATATTCGAGCTGATGAATTGTTTGCTCAGTTCCCTGGCTTGACCGATGCTTTTGTGCGGAAACGATTGAAACATTGCGCTGATATAAAG AAGGGATCGAATGGACAGCTACTGTGGGTTAGGAAGGTTGATTTTCGCATTCCATCAGAGGAAGAACTGAGGAGGATTCTGTCACCTGAGAAT GTCTGCTCTTATGAAAGTATGCAATCTGGTCTTTACCGGCTAAAACAGTTGGGGATTAGTCGACTTACTCATCCTGTCGGCCTTTCTGCAGCAATGAATCAACTTCCTGATGAAGCTATTGCTCTAGCAGGGGCATCACACATTGAGAGGGAATTGCAGATTACTTCATGGAATCTTACAAGCAATTTTGTTGCATGCACAAATCAG GATCGTGAAAATATTGAACGCTTGGAAATTACTGGTGTTGGTGATCCTACTGGACGTGGACTAGGATTTAGCTATGTCCGTGTAACTTCAAAGCCCCCTATTTCATCTGCAATATCAAAGAAAAAGGCAGCTGCTGCTCGAGGAAGTTCAACAGTCACTGGGACTGATGCTGATCTTCGTAGATTAAGCATGGATGCTGCACGTGAG GTCCTCTTAAAATTCAATGTTCCCGAAGAgcaaattgataagttaactAGGTGGCATCGTATTGCTATGGTACGCAAACTTTCAAGTGAGCAGGCTGCAGCAGGAGTCAAAGTTGATGCCACAACACTAAATAAGTTTGCACGTGGGCAGAGGATGTCATTTCTACAGCTACAACAGCAGACTAGAGAAAAATGTCAGGAAATTTGGGACCGACAAGTTCAGAGTCTTTCTGCTGCTGATGGTGATGAAAATGACAGTGATTCTGAAGCAATCAGTGATCTGGATTCATTTGCTGGAGACCTTGAGAATTTGCTGGATGCTGAGGAATTTGATGAAGAAGATGATGGTAATACCGACATGAGAGGTGAAAAGGCAGATGGTGTTAAGGGTCTTAAAATGCGAAGGTGTCCATCTCAAACTCAAACTGAAGAAGAAATTGAAGATGACAAAGCTGAAGCAgctatgatacatagattgcttgagG ATGATGGAGCtgaaataaagaagaaaaaaaagaaaccagCTGGAATGGAAGCCATTGGTTCTCATTTAGGTCCAGAGAATACTGATTTTACCAAAAAAACTAGCACTGGAGTTGGACAGACCATTATTGCATCTCATGCTGATGGCTCATATATTTCCAAAGACATCATGTTGCGAGAGACCAAGGAG GTTGAAAAACTTCATCCGGAGATGAACTTGCCTGGCAAAATAAAACCCAAGAAAGCAAATGGAGTGAGTGAGGACATTTCAACTGGACTACTAAAAAGAAAAAGTGTTGCTCCAAAAGAAGGAATTAAG GTTTTCAAGGAAAAGAAACAGAGTGATAAACCAGTAAGGGAGAGTTTTGTCTGTGGAGCCTGTGGTCAG CTTGGACACATGAGAACCAATAAGAACTGCCCCAAGTATAGAGAAGAACCAGAAACTTCGGAACTGGAAAGTGCTACCGCGAAACCTAGTCATCCTGATGTTGCAGGTCAGTTTCAAGTGAAAACTCCCAGCAAGAAGTCAATATCTAATGCATTGGCCAAGGTCAGTGAGGTTGAAGCATCAGAAAATGTTGAAAAGGCAGGATTAAAGATGCAGGGGAAAATTATTCCAGTGAAGTTCAAGTGTGGTCCAGCCGACAAGCCTTCTGAGAAAACTTTGTCAGGGGCTCATTCTTTTAATAAACATATTACTGATGCAGATATTGAGTCTAAATCAACAGGGAAGATCAATAAGATAATAATATCTAATAAAAAGAAGACCGAGGATGTTCAGCAGGAAAAGCCAAAGCATGCTGTTGTAATACGGCCTCCTGTTGACACAGAGAAAGATCAacctaaaaagaaaattattattaaacAGCCAAAAGTTAATACTAACATAGAGCCACCCAGACAGCCATCCAGACAATTCTATGATGCTGAAATGGACTATGACttcagaaaaacaaagaaaattgccGAATTGTCAAGTTATGAGGAGCAAAAAAAGCCAGAGAACAAGTTGTTTGCTGGAGAGGCAATTAAAAGGTATCAAGGTCATGGCAGGAGgtcagtggaggaggaggagaaaaggagaAGCAGAGAGAAAGCTAGGAGGATGCTAGAGGATGAAAGAAGGATGCAAGAAGAGACTCAGCGACTTTCCGAGTCCAGAAGATATGAAGAGGCAATCAGAAAGGAGGAATTAAGAaaggcaaagaagaagaaaaaaacggTGAAACCAGATTTCAGAGATGAGTACTTGTCAGAGCACAGGCCTTACAGAAATGATAGAAGGATACCTGAAAGGGATCGAGCTGCAAAGAGGCGGGCTATGGTTGAACCAGGACAATTGGATTATGCACCAGTAGCAAAACGCCGTAGAGGAGGAGAG GTTGAATTTTCCAACATTTTGGGGAGTATCGTAGAGAGCTTGAGGGATAATTATGAGGTTTCTTACCTATTCCTTAAACCTGTGACTAAGAAAGAAGCCCCCGATTATCTTGACATCATAGAGCAGCCAATGGACCTTTCCACCATCAGAGACAAGGTCAGAAACATGGAGTACAGGACTAGGGAGGACTTCAGGCATGATATTTGGCAGATAACTTTTAATGCACATAAATACAATGACGGCCGAAATCCTGGAATTCCTCCGCTTGCTGATCAGCTTTTGGAACTCTGTGATTACTACTTGCAACAGAGGCATGAAGAATTGAGTGATGCTGAGGCTGGGATTGACACCAGGACCTAG